The Pontibacter sp. SGAir0037 DNA segment TTATTATAAGCCGGATGCTCCTGCTCTATGTAATTAGCCAAGAACTCAGCATCGTCCTGGTGTTCATTCCCGTCGCCATCGTCGGCTATGAAAGTAATCTGGTTCCGCCATTTGCCAAAATGAGACGGACTTTCGTAGGCTATTATTTTATCAACTATAGTGGCAGCTTCGGCAGAGGACTTTACAGGCAAACGCCCTACACCTATATCCAGCAAGTGATCGCCAGAATTATCTTCAGCCCATTCTCCTTCATCATCATCTAAAAAGCCATAGTAGTCTTCGGATGAATAGCTGGTAATGGGGTGCAGAGATTGCCGTGACTGGTAAGCAGGAATGAAATTTGTATTGTTCGGAATCCTGTTTTTAAAATCGTATGAGGTATCGCCAAAGAGCAACAGGTATAGTATCTCGTCTCTTGATTTACGACTGCGGCGGTGAATCATGCGCATAAAATCACGGATCGCTGTCACATCTTGTGCTCCGGAAGAAAATTCGTTATAGATCTCCCTTGTTGTTACCACTACGGTTTTCAGATTGCTGTGCTGCTCCCGGTGCCGGGCCAGCCTGGTGGCTTCCTGCAGGAACAGCGGATGTGTAACAATAACAAAATCTAGATCTCCGTTCAGGTTCAGGGCATGCAGATTTTGGTTTTGCAACTTGCCTAAAGCAATAGGCCTGATGCCGGTACCATTCTGAAAAACCACGAATTCGCGTAAAGTAGTGGTGGAGGTGCTAAAGCTAAGGCCATTTACTGATTGGGTTGCCTGCACAACAGGTTGCAGGTGATTTGTCACATCCCATACAACAGCACTTGCTGGTGCATCTATTTGAAACGTAGTGTTAGCCGCTGCCAGACTTGCTATGGACCTGAAGGCGGTCTGGTTACCGTACAGTTTTAAAAGCCTTTGCACATGCAGCTCAAGGTAGTTTATGTAACCAAGTGCAGAACTACTGCCGGATGAGTTGAGACTAATGTTAGCTTTTAGTTCTGAAAAGTTTCCCAGTGCCTGCTGTGCAACCGTAAAAGAACGGATGTTCTCTATTCCCTCCGGGTGATAGTCGTAGGTGCCCCTGCCGCCAATGCTCTGTGTGCCTAAAGTGTGTGTGTTGAGCGTATGCGTGTATGATGTAGCGGTTGGTGCATTTGCCATCATGGCTGCTTTATACCTGATCGTGGAACCAGGTACAACATCTGTAACAGGAAAAGTGACCTCACGGGAAGCGGTAAAGAAATTAAATTCTTCGCCATACCACTCTCTGCCGGATGGTATCAGCCCTTTGTTGATGTCTCTCTCATGAAAGAATCGTTCATCGTAGCTCGTAATCGTCTGGTTGCTGCCAGCAGACTGACCACGTGTACTTATCCGCATTCCGGCAGTAGCGCCGCCTACTCTTATAAAGTAAAAAGAGGTATCAGAATAAACATTATATTGATGCGAGAACGTGCTTTGGCTGGCATCATAGCTCCAGGTATGCGGCCCTTGTGCATAAAATAAAATATAGTCGCTGTCGTCGAAGCGGCCATCTGATTCTCCGTTAACAAAAATCGCGTTTTCGGCCAGGTCATCTATTCTGGTATCGCTGTTCTTCTGCGGCAGCATACCGCCACCGTTCCCATAAAGTTGAATGGTTCTGGGGTCCAGGCTTTGGGTGTTAAGCCCCAGCGCCTGCAGGGTGGTTTTGTCTATTTTATGAATGCCAGATGCCGTTACGCCTATTTTATACCATTCGCCTGAGCTAAGGGCCGAGGTGTTTTTAATATTACTTGTGTTATCGCGCCGGAGGCTTTGCACCGTCTGGCTCGGTGTGATATAGGTATAGCTGAAGCTCACCAGTTTTTCTACCTGGCCTGATTGTGGGTTTCGGCGCAGAGGAATAACTGAGATCAAGCTCACAGGTACCTTATTTTGCCTGCTGTTATTGATAGTAACGGCGGGTTCAGAACTGATTGCAGCATCTGCATATAGCTTCTGGTCGTCGGCAGACAGTGGCTCATAGATAGGTGCCGTTATCTGAAAATCGTTTATACTGATGCCTGGCAGTTGGAGCTTGTAGTATGGGAGCTGTGAGGTAGCATCTATGCTGGCACCGGAAAAAGACGGAATTTTGCCTGAGGGAAAATTTTGGCTTGGCAGAACGGTTTCGTAGCTATTCCAGTTCAATGCTACTACGTTTGAGGAAGCCTGACCTTGTGCCTTTGCCCCTACAGCCAGCATACCCTGCAGCCATATGCATATGTAAAGAAGTCGGAAAGGCCTCATAATAATGCTGAGTGATAGTAGTGTGTTGCTGTTGCAGATTTAAATTTTAAACACAGCATTACGCTAATTTAACTGATAAAGCCTTAAGTTATTGTGGGATGCCTGCATTACTTAGCGCTGCCTAAGCTCATAAGTAAAAGACTCCATAATAAGATTAGCTAAAAGTTTGTTAGAGATTTTATCTCTGCTTATTTCTTCATTCTCTGCCTCAAGCTGCATGTTGCTGAGCTTGCCAATGCGTACATCGTCTGCCTGGTTAAGCCCAAGATGCCCCAGACCCGGCAGCACTGCTTTTCTTTGCAGGTCTACTAACTCAGGACGAAGCATCATATCAGTGGCGGCAGTAAATATCATGAATGTGATGTTCTTTTAACGATCGATAAAAGTATGTAAAGTACTATAATTAGTGGTACAGCTGCGAATTTAACAAGCGCTAGTAAGATTACCGAAATTCCAAGAAAAATAAAGCGGATAGAGTTGTCTTTCCAGGTCAGGTTCTTGAACTTAAGAGCAAATAAAGGCAGCTCTGCTATCAGCAAAAACGAAAAAATAAAAGTAACGGCCAGCAAAAAGTAAGGGTTCAGAATTATATCTTCGTACAAAAAACCCGAAGTAGCCAGTATAAGCGGAAGCGAAGCAATAAACATGGTACAGGCTGGCGTAGGTACTCCTATAAACGATTCGGCCTGGCGTGTATCTATATTAAATTTAGCTAATCTTAAGGCTGAAAATACAGTGATGATGAATCCGGAGAAAGGCAGTATAGTTGCGGGAATACCAAAAAAAGACGCCCCTGACTGAGACAGTAAGCCAAACATAATAACACCTGGTACCACACCAAAAGATACCATATCGGCCAGAGAATCCAACTGCTTTCCAATTTCTGAATAAGCTTTTATAACCCGGGCAATCATACCATCTAAAAAGTCAAAAATTGCTGCAATCACCACCATGTAGGCTGCATAGGTCAGTTTTCCTCCAAATGCGTAATAAAGAGCCAGGCACCCTGAGAGCAGGTTAAGGCATGTGATTGCGTTTGGTATGTGCTTTTTCATGAAAGGGTATAGCAACGGTTTAATTACCGTAAAAATGGGTTATATTTTTTCTCGTGCCCGATTGTTGTTTCAGGGCCATGGCCAGGGTAAACAGTTACCTCTTCAGGCAAGGTAAACAGCTTTGTGCGGATACTCTGAATGAGAGTGTTAAAATCTCCGCCGGGCAGGTCGGTTCGACCTATACTGTTCTGGAAGAGAACATCGCCGCCGATGCATATTTTCTCTTTTGCATTATAAAATACAACGTGTCCCGGAGCGTGGCCTGGCGTAAAGAGAACCTGAAGTTCGGTAGTACCGAATTTTACTGTGTCGCCTTCTTTCAGATGAGAAGCAGGTAATTCTTCCTGGTACATCGGAAAGCCATAAGCCGGTGCATAAGCCGGCACTGCCCGTAGTGTTTGCAGGTCGTCCTGGTGTATCTCCAGCGCAACGTTATAAGCTTGTGCTACAAAGTGGTTACCCAGTACATGGTCTATGTGGCAGTGCGTGTTAAGCAGCTTTACTACCCGAAGCCCTTGCGCCTCAATGTATTGTTTCAGCTCTTCCTGCTCGTGCTTTTCGTAGCAGCCTGGGTCTACTACTACACATTCTTTTGAGTCGTCGTGGAGTAGGTAGGTATTTTCCTGAAATGGGTTAAAAGTTAGGCAGGTCACTTTCATAGCTATGATATTTATTCACCAGGCAAACTGACAAAATCAGCTTCGAAGTTACAAATTAAAGGCGTACTTGTCGTAAATTGCCCTTATGATTTATGATTTTATAGTTGTTGGCCATGGCCTGGCCGGAGCAATTCTGGCTTATACCTTACGTAAGAAGGGGCATCAGGTAATGGTTATAGATGAACCTAAACCTAATTCTGCTTCCAATGTAGCGGCGGGGCTGCTGAACCCGCTGGCAGGTAAACGATTTGCAAAGTCTTGGATGGCAGATGAGTTTATTCCGTTTGCAGATGCTTTTTATGATGAGCTGGAGAGGCGGTTTCAGAAACCATTATTTTATCATAAGCCGATTTATAAAATATTCTCATCTATTGAAGAGCAGAATAACTGGATGGCTAAAAGTGCCGGAGGAGGATGGGGCGATTATATCCAGGATACTTATACCCAAAGCAAGGGAGAGCCAGCAGTGCACGATGAGAATGGAGGAATCATGATCGGGAGAGGAGGATATTTACAAGTATCGGAGATGCTGTTTTTGCTGGCACAGGAACTTCAGGAGCTTGGCTTGCTTTTGCCTGAACGTTTTGAAATGACACATCTGCAGCTCGATAAGGAGGGAGTCAGGTATAAGCACCTGGTGGCAAAGCACCTGGTATTTTGTGAGGGCTACCAGGTTATACATAATCCTTACTTTAAATGGCTACCTTTACAACCTACCAAAGGAGAAGTCTTAGAAGTAAAAGCAGACAATTTTGCTCCTGAATGTATCTACAATAAAGCAGTTTACGTTGTTCCCGTAGGGGAAGGCAGATTTAAAATAGGCGCAACTTACAACTGGCGTCAGCCTGATGAGCAGGTGAGCAGAGAAGGGGAGCAGGAACTGACGGAGCGCTTTGAACAGATAACCTCCCATACGTATAGTGTACTGGAGCATTGGGCGGGTATCAGGCCGGCGGTGCGGGACAGGAGACCTTTG contains these protein-coding regions:
- a CDS encoding MBL fold metallo-hydrolase; protein product: MKVTCLTFNPFQENTYLLHDDSKECVVVDPGCYEKHEQEELKQYIEAQGLRVVKLLNTHCHIDHVLGNHFVAQAYNVALEIHQDDLQTLRAVPAYAPAYGFPMYQEELPASHLKEGDTVKFGTTELQVLFTPGHAPGHVVFYNAKEKICIGGDVLFQNSIGRTDLPGGDFNTLIQSIRTKLFTLPEEVTVYPGHGPETTIGHEKKYNPFLR
- the porU gene encoding type IX secretion system sortase PorU, producing the protein MRPFRLLYICIWLQGMLAVGAKAQGQASSNVVALNWNSYETVLPSQNFPSGKIPSFSGASIDATSQLPYYKLQLPGISINDFQITAPIYEPLSADDQKLYADAAISSEPAVTINNSRQNKVPVSLISVIPLRRNPQSGQVEKLVSFSYTYITPSQTVQSLRRDNTSNIKNTSALSSGEWYKIGVTASGIHKIDKTTLQALGLNTQSLDPRTIQLYGNGGGMLPQKNSDTRIDDLAENAIFVNGESDGRFDDSDYILFYAQGPHTWSYDASQSTFSHQYNVYSDTSFYFIRVGGATAGMRISTRGQSAGSNQTITSYDERFFHERDINKGLIPSGREWYGEEFNFFTASREVTFPVTDVVPGSTIRYKAAMMANAPTATSYTHTLNTHTLGTQSIGGRGTYDYHPEGIENIRSFTVAQQALGNFSELKANISLNSSGSSSALGYINYLELHVQRLLKLYGNQTAFRSIASLAAANTTFQIDAPASAVVWDVTNHLQPVVQATQSVNGLSFSTSTTTLREFVVFQNGTGIRPIALGKLQNQNLHALNLNGDLDFVIVTHPLFLQEATRLARHREQHSNLKTVVVTTREIYNEFSSGAQDVTAIRDFMRMIHRRSRKSRDEILYLLLFGDTSYDFKNRIPNNTNFIPAYQSRQSLHPITSYSSEDYYGFLDDDEGEWAEDNSGDHLLDIGVGRLPVKSSAEAATIVDKIIAYESPSHFGKWRNQITFIADDGDGNEHQDDAEFLANYIEQEHPAYNNNKVYLDLFRQVVVSNGQRSPEASAAVDKAAEQGSLIMNYTGHGNETWLASEQLLTLPQITSWRNKDKLTFMLTATCEFGRYDNPARVSGAEIALLHKQGGAVGLIATTRPVYSNGNRVLNRNFFQSAFTPINGRMPRLGDLVQQTKNKSITDNVSGSRGVNNRNFTLLADPSMQLAYPTYQAQVTRITNAADVATDTLSALGKITIEGQIVSASGVKADNFDGNIHLTVYEKQTTLNTLGDEDSKIVPVKLRENIIYDGQASVKNGIYNISFVVPKDIAYNYGAGKISLYANSQTQDALGATTSITIGGTAKNVPADNTPPTIELFMNDESFVFGGHTGRNPVLLAKFYDENGINTAGLGIGHEITGTLNDNRDNPLILNDYYTADVDSYQSGKLNYNFKDLEDGLHTIKVKAWDTHNNSTEEYIEFFVSNDAKIALEHLLNYPNPFSNKTTFHFDHNRAGEDLDIQIQIYTISGKLIKTLETTSFSSKSHVADLTWDGRDEYNDVIARGVYIYKVNVRSHQDGSKISKFEKLVILN
- a CDS encoding phosphoribosylformylglycinamidine synthase subunit PurS, which produces MIFTAATDMMLRPELVDLQRKAVLPGLGHLGLNQADDVRIGKLSNMQLEAENEEISRDKISNKLLANLIMESFTYELRQR
- the pssA gene encoding CDP-diacylglycerol--serine O-phosphatidyltransferase, which encodes MKKHIPNAITCLNLLSGCLALYYAFGGKLTYAAYMVVIAAIFDFLDGMIARVIKAYSEIGKQLDSLADMVSFGVVPGVIMFGLLSQSGASFFGIPATILPFSGFIITVFSALRLAKFNIDTRQAESFIGVPTPACTMFIASLPLILATSGFLYEDIILNPYFLLAVTFIFSFLLIAELPLFALKFKNLTWKDNSIRFIFLGISVILLALVKFAAVPLIIVLYILLSIVKRTSHS
- a CDS encoding FAD-binding oxidoreductase; the encoded protein is MIYDFIVVGHGLAGAILAYTLRKKGHQVMVIDEPKPNSASNVAAGLLNPLAGKRFAKSWMADEFIPFADAFYDELERRFQKPLFYHKPIYKIFSSIEEQNNWMAKSAGGGWGDYIQDTYTQSKGEPAVHDENGGIMIGRGGYLQVSEMLFLLAQELQELGLLLPERFEMTHLQLDKEGVRYKHLVAKHLVFCEGYQVIHNPYFKWLPLQPTKGEVLEVKADNFAPECIYNKAVYVVPVGEGRFKIGATYNWRQPDEQVSREGEQELTERFEQITSHTYSVLEHWAGIRPAVRDRRPLVGVHPEHAQLSIFNGMGSKGVMMAPYLADHYAAYLAGQAELLPGVNISRYLSLYYE